ACGGATTTTTAGAGTGCCGATCTCGATCGAGTCGCCGTTGCGCAGAACCGCTTGCTGAAACGGCTGGCCATTGATGGCGGCGAGTGCGGACGGATGGGTGTTCAGGACGAAACCCGCGGCGGGATCGAAGAGCAGTTCAAGGTGCTTGTCCCAGACGCCGTCATCGGCTAACTGCAGATCGGCTGAAGCGGAGCGTCCGATTGTAAAAGGAAAATGGCGGGCGACCTTTTCGGTGCCCGCCATTTTGCCGGAAACAATTTTAAATTGGACCATTCAAGATTTTACCACCAGCGCTTGTGAACGTAAATCCGGTCGCCGGGGTAAACTTCCTTGTCGAGTTCAGGATGGCCATTCAAGGCGCGCCCGCAATTCACGGTATATTTTTCGCCATTGGCGTGGGTCACTTCCACGCGGCCCTTGTTGGCAAAATCAGTGAAACCACCGGCGGTATCAATGCCGCGTGTCACCGTCATGTAACCGGTATAAGCCTGGCGGCTGGGATTGCGCACTTCACCACCGACGGAAAAGAAGCGGTCCGCAGTTTTGATGCTGACGGTGAGGTATTTGAAATATTGCGGGACGTAACGGTCACGGATGTCCGCTTGCAATGCACCGATGGTCTTGCCAGCCGCCTGAAATTTCTGATTCAGGATCAAGGTAATGGAACCGTCTTCCTTGATGCTGTCATCAATCGGTGGAACCGACGTCGGCAAATCGGCAAATGTAATGGTGATGGCATCGCCGACATGCAGCAAGTCACCACTGGCCGATGGGGCAGCACCAGACATCGCGGGAGTTCCCGCTTGAGCAGCTTGATTATTTTGACTCAGCGGATCGTATTTATAAGAAGAATCCGTAGTCTCACAACCCATCAAACAAATTCCGAGAAACAAACAGGTCAACCCGGCAAACCCA
The nucleotide sequence above comes from Verrucomicrobiia bacterium. Encoded proteins:
- a CDS encoding FHA domain-containing protein; protein product: MVQFKIVSGKMAGTEKVARHFPFTIGRSASADLQLADDGVWDKHLELLFDPAAGFVLNTHPSALAAINGQPFQQAVLRNGDSIEIGTLKIRFWLGETRQKSLRPREYLTWAAFVLIVIAQFCLIYSLIP
- a CDS encoding SLBB domain-containing protein, translating into MKFFGRGFAGLTCLFLGICLMGCETTDSSYKYDPLSQNNQAAQAGTPAMSGAAPSASGDLLHVGDAITITFADLPTSVPPIDDSIKEDGSITLILNQKFQAAGKTIGALQADIRDRYVPQYFKYLTVSIKTADRFFSVGGEVRNPSRQAYTGYMTVTRGIDTAGGFTDFANKGRVEVTHANGEKYTVNCGRALNGHPELDKEVYPGDRIYVHKRWW